The proteins below come from a single Chelmon rostratus isolate fCheRos1 chromosome 10, fCheRos1.pri, whole genome shotgun sequence genomic window:
- the LOC121612888 gene encoding CMRF35-like molecule 6 isoform X2, which produces MKVRHALIGFLFFTLWDANTVFSAETSVLTAKEGGNFTHGCQFSLPLFGKTKTFCRSTCREEDVLIQTTDDAARRGRYSIQYTPGAFASVLDVSITELTKSDAGRYRCGLNRKWLQSLKEDFEIRVEDAPVESKPTSTAGALSPSVPSASGPTTAPSLSSSSGSSTPSSASPEASEQPEQQQTPAAASGSGVLLHVGLTLLAMIGVLSAAVLIICRKRASKPKGLSERPLETEHTDVTGANRVYEEVQEESRQRRPPPDQTSTVYSYAKFSKPNAAAASDEHGCAAAASPHKTAEDESSKLTYSQVFFRSGASLNSTPCGDAENGVCSTPRGGEAPPPLYSTLAFHQL; this is translated from the exons ATGAAAGTCCGTCACGCTTTGATcggcttcctcttcttca CGCTGTGGGATGCGAACACCGTCTTCAGCGCAGAAACCTCCGTCCTCACAGCGAAGGAGGGAGGAAACTTCACACATGGCTGCCagttctccctccctctctttggTAAAACGAAGACCTTCTGCAGGAGCACATGCCGGGAAGAAGACGTCCTGATTCAAACGACCGATGACGCGGCTCGGCGTGGCAGATACAGCATTCAATACACACCAGGAGCGTTTGCTTCAGTTCTGGATGTGAGCATCACGGAGCTGACCAAGTCTGACGCGGGACGGTACAGATGTGGCTTGAACAGGAAGTGGCTTCAGAGTTTAAAGGAGGACTTTGAGATCAGAGTTGAAGATG CTCCGGTCGAATCCAAACCGACCTCGACTGCTGGAGCGCTTTCACCGTCGGTCCCGTCAGCCTCCGGTCCGACAACAGCGCCGAGTTTAAGCTCCAGTTCAGGAAGCTCCACACCTTCATCAGCCTCCCCCGAAGCCTCCGAGcagcctgagcagcagcagacgcCTGCCGCAGCTTCAGGTTCAG GTGTGCTGCTGCATGTGGGCCTGACTCTGCTCGCCATGATCGGCGTGTTATCGGCAGCTGTGCTGATCATCTGCAGGAAGAGGGCCAGTAAACCCaaag GGCTTTCAGAGCGTCCTCTGGAAACCGAGCACACTGACGTCACAGGG gctaACCGAGTGTACGAGGAGGTCcaagaggagagcagacagcGCAGACCTCCTCCCGATCAAACATCTACAGTTTACTCTTACGCCAAATTCTCCAAACCGAACGCAGCTGCAGCCTCCGATGAGCACGGCTGTGCCGCCGCAGCCAGTCCTCACAAGACA GCTGAAGACGAGTCCAGTAAACTCACCTACTCTCAGGTGTTTTTTCGCAGCGGTGCCTCGCTCAACAGCACCCCCTGTGGGGATGCAGAGAATGGCGTCTGCTCTACGCCTCGGGGTGGAGAAGCTCCCCCGCCTCTCTACTCCACTCTTGCTTTCCATCAGCTGTAG
- the LOC121612888 gene encoding CMRF35-like molecule 6 isoform X1 encodes MKVRHALIGFLFFTALWDANTVFSAETSVLTAKEGGNFTHGCQFSLPLFGKTKTFCRSTCREEDVLIQTTDDAARRGRYSIQYTPGAFASVLDVSITELTKSDAGRYRCGLNRKWLQSLKEDFEIRVEDAPVESKPTSTAGALSPSVPSASGPTTAPSLSSSSGSSTPSSASPEASEQPEQQQTPAAASGSGVLLHVGLTLLAMIGVLSAAVLIICRKRASKPKGLSERPLETEHTDVTGANRVYEEVQEESRQRRPPPDQTSTVYSYAKFSKPNAAAASDEHGCAAAASPHKTAEDESSKLTYSQVFFRSGASLNSTPCGDAENGVCSTPRGGEAPPPLYSTLAFHQL; translated from the exons ATGAAAGTCCGTCACGCTTTGATcggcttcctcttcttca CAGCGCTGTGGGATGCGAACACCGTCTTCAGCGCAGAAACCTCCGTCCTCACAGCGAAGGAGGGAGGAAACTTCACACATGGCTGCCagttctccctccctctctttggTAAAACGAAGACCTTCTGCAGGAGCACATGCCGGGAAGAAGACGTCCTGATTCAAACGACCGATGACGCGGCTCGGCGTGGCAGATACAGCATTCAATACACACCAGGAGCGTTTGCTTCAGTTCTGGATGTGAGCATCACGGAGCTGACCAAGTCTGACGCGGGACGGTACAGATGTGGCTTGAACAGGAAGTGGCTTCAGAGTTTAAAGGAGGACTTTGAGATCAGAGTTGAAGATG CTCCGGTCGAATCCAAACCGACCTCGACTGCTGGAGCGCTTTCACCGTCGGTCCCGTCAGCCTCCGGTCCGACAACAGCGCCGAGTTTAAGCTCCAGTTCAGGAAGCTCCACACCTTCATCAGCCTCCCCCGAAGCCTCCGAGcagcctgagcagcagcagacgcCTGCCGCAGCTTCAGGTTCAG GTGTGCTGCTGCATGTGGGCCTGACTCTGCTCGCCATGATCGGCGTGTTATCGGCAGCTGTGCTGATCATCTGCAGGAAGAGGGCCAGTAAACCCaaag GGCTTTCAGAGCGTCCTCTGGAAACCGAGCACACTGACGTCACAGGG gctaACCGAGTGTACGAGGAGGTCcaagaggagagcagacagcGCAGACCTCCTCCCGATCAAACATCTACAGTTTACTCTTACGCCAAATTCTCCAAACCGAACGCAGCTGCAGCCTCCGATGAGCACGGCTGTGCCGCCGCAGCCAGTCCTCACAAGACA GCTGAAGACGAGTCCAGTAAACTCACCTACTCTCAGGTGTTTTTTCGCAGCGGTGCCTCGCTCAACAGCACCCCCTGTGGGGATGCAGAGAATGGCGTCTGCTCTACGCCTCGGGGTGGAGAAGCTCCCCCGCCTCTCTACTCCACTCTTGCTTTCCATCAGCTGTAG